A single window of Acetobacteraceae bacterium DNA harbors:
- a CDS encoding S9 family peptidase — MPWTATELKILSLGNSKTKIISVAGDRFQESLMEPHWDENHLKLYALSDKQGAWNPVSFEFSKTKEDLKIKRKDFPSCPAEIGMPAWQLSQNSLHILAEDEFLGRSLSQGVGKIWHFEKRHGWQEITSIFPSFIPEPLKNGDFCCLNAAADLPASILTFSFSEKGKIEKKKTIRSAWNFPKNFSRKELSTPQMIEIPLLDAFSPLRVLYYPAASKTLLRENKPPLIVKVHGGPTGSAQGALDLRIQYWTSRGFAVLEVDYRGSAGYGRAYREALNGEWGVLDVKDCCLATQSLLDQNLADSQRCVIRGSSAGGLTALAALSLENSPFKAACSLYGVTDLSALVGGGPRFEAHYVEKLVGKYPEKKAIYKKRSPLSWPERLQAPVLFLHGGQDRVVPVTQAQRLAAQLPKAQFHLYPEAGHGFRDPEIIMDALDRERHFYQKVFKQALQESEDADCE, encoded by the coding sequence ATGCCTTGGACGGCAACAGAATTGAAAATATTGTCTTTGGGAAATTCTAAGACGAAAATCATTTCTGTCGCAGGAGATAGGTTTCAGGAAAGCTTAATGGAACCCCACTGGGATGAAAATCATTTAAAATTATATGCGCTTTCAGATAAGCAGGGAGCTTGGAATCCTGTTTCTTTTGAGTTTTCAAAAACAAAAGAAGATTTAAAAATAAAACGAAAAGACTTCCCCTCTTGCCCGGCGGAAATCGGGATGCCTGCATGGCAGTTGTCTCAAAATTCCCTTCATATTTTAGCAGAAGATGAATTTTTAGGGCGTTCCCTTTCGCAAGGCGTTGGAAAAATATGGCATTTTGAAAAAAGACATGGCTGGCAGGAAATCACATCTATTTTTCCTAGTTTTATTCCTGAACCGCTTAAAAATGGGGATTTTTGCTGTTTAAATGCAGCCGCAGATCTACCAGCCTCAATTTTAACATTTTCCTTTTCTGAAAAGGGAAAAATTGAAAAGAAAAAAACGATCCGAAGTGCTTGGAATTTTCCAAAAAATTTTTCGAGAAAAGAACTTTCAACACCACAAATGATCGAAATACCTCTTTTAGACGCTTTTTCGCCTTTAAGAGTGCTCTATTATCCTGCGGCAAGTAAAACGCTTCTACGGGAAAATAAACCCCCTTTGATTGTAAAAGTTCATGGCGGGCCAACAGGTTCTGCGCAAGGTGCTTTGGATTTAAGAATTCAATATTGGACAAGTCGTGGTTTTGCTGTTTTAGAGGTGGATTATCGTGGTTCTGCCGGATATGGACGGGCTTATCGTGAAGCTTTGAATGGCGAGTGGGGTGTTTTAGACGTTAAAGATTGCTGCTTGGCCACTCAATCTCTTCTCGACCAAAATCTTGCAGATTCACAAAGATGTGTCATTCGAGGAAGCAGTGCCGGTGGTTTAACGGCTTTGGCGGCTTTAAGTCTTGAAAATTCCCCTTTTAAAGCAGCTTGTAGCCTTTATGGTGTTACAGATCTTTCCGCATTGGTTGGTGGTGGTCCACGTTTTGAAGCGCATTATGTTGAGAAACTTGTTGGAAAATATCCAGAAAAGAAGGCAATTTACAAAAAGAGATCCCCTCTTTCATGGCCAGAGCGCTTGCAGGCGCCTGTTTTATTTTTACATGGCGGCCAGGATCGGGTTGTGCCCGTAACGCAAGCACAGCGTTTGGCTGCACAACTTCCTAAGGCGCAATTTCATCTTTATCCAGAGGCAGGTCACGGTTTTAGAGATCCTGAAATCATTATGGATGCGCTTGATCGGGAAAGGCATTTTTATCAAAAAGTCTTTAAGCAAGCGCTTCAGGAAAGCGAAGATGCAGATTGTGAATGA
- the ribD gene encoding bifunctional diaminohydroxyphosphoribosylaminopyrimidine deaminase/5-amino-6-(5-phosphoribosylamino)uracil reductase RibD — MIEQNSGNAPTSLEDLNAKKKLKRAFRQAIRMATRRFGATWPNPPVGCAILDKEGNILSLAAHCSAGDAHAEILALETLNRWGLKEKAASLLVTLEPCNHHGKTPPCVEALLKTDIPEIWIGATDPNATASGGTEHLEQAGKKVFRLWESKDPDFQDLIEDCQALITPFSTRLSKKRPWIILKQALDEEGSMIPPKGTKTFTSKASLEIAHLLRRSCGGIITGRGTILADQPLFTIRHVTEFENSPERWIIACGQQPIPVTWVEEREKAGFHFLHVATPEEAVEALAKAGVEMALIEAGPQLLQAFKDLGFVDEALKIHKGSKVDYLEWEKQSGSPSPLLLLEKYSPDWPKHLPLIKQKSLTICPEVFKSAHFRHEKKEGFLRLKNIFSKFIRRN; from the coding sequence TTGATAGAGCAAAATTCAGGCAATGCGCCGACCTCTTTAGAGGATCTAAACGCAAAGAAAAAATTAAAACGCGCTTTTCGCCAAGCCATCCGCATGGCAACGAGAAGATTTGGCGCAACATGGCCTAATCCCCCTGTTGGTTGTGCGATTTTAGACAAAGAAGGCAACATTCTCTCTCTTGCAGCGCACTGTAGTGCCGGTGACGCACATGCCGAAATCCTTGCTCTCGAAACACTTAATCGCTGGGGGTTAAAAGAAAAAGCGGCCTCTCTTCTCGTGACGTTGGAGCCCTGCAATCATCATGGAAAAACACCGCCCTGTGTTGAGGCGCTTTTAAAAACAGATATTCCTGAAATTTGGATTGGCGCGACAGACCCGAATGCAACAGCCTCCGGTGGTACCGAACATCTCGAACAGGCAGGAAAAAAAGTTTTTCGTCTTTGGGAAAGCAAAGACCCTGATTTTCAAGACCTCATTGAAGATTGCCAAGCACTCATTACGCCCTTTTCCACACGCCTCTCCAAAAAAAGACCTTGGATTATTCTCAAGCAGGCTCTGGATGAAGAAGGCAGCATGATTCCACCGAAAGGCACAAAAACCTTCACTTCAAAAGCTTCTTTAGAAATTGCGCATCTCCTACGCCGCTCCTGCGGTGGAATCATTACAGGTAGGGGGACGATTTTAGCAGATCAGCCGCTTTTCACTATTCGCCATGTTACTGAGTTTGAAAATAGCCCTGAACGCTGGATTATCGCCTGCGGGCAACAACCAATTCCCGTTACATGGGTTGAAGAACGTGAAAAAGCAGGTTTCCATTTCCTGCATGTTGCAACTCCTGAAGAAGCTGTTGAAGCTCTTGCAAAAGCAGGCGTTGAAATGGCGCTTATCGAAGCTGGCCCCCAACTTTTACAAGCTTTTAAAGATTTAGGTTTTGTTGATGAAGCTTTAAAAATTCATAAAGGGTCAAAAGTAGATTATTTGGAATGGGAAAAGCAAAGTGGCTCCCCCTCTCCCCTCTTGCTTCTGGAGAAATATAGCCCTGACTGGCCCAAACATTTACCGCTTATCAAGCAAAAATCCTTAACCATTTGCCCAGAAGTTTTTAAATCCGCACATTTTCGCCACGAAAAAAAGGAAGGCTTCCTCCGCCTTAAAAATATCTTTTCTAAATTTATAAGAAGAAATTAA
- a CDS encoding MerR family transcriptional regulator, with translation MKKENFSEEKSISIGCLAKLTDTKVETIRYYEKIALLPKPPRSEGNYRLYGKAHFQRLSFIRRARKLGFHIETIKALLGLESETAVCRTKVRQIAQEQLKEVENKLKELQALEKNLKALIKQCPNGKISGCGIIDALNGEIF, from the coding sequence ATGAAAAAAGAAAATTTTTCAGAAGAAAAAAGTATTTCTATTGGTTGTTTGGCAAAATTGACCGATACAAAAGTTGAAACGATCCGTTATTATGAAAAGATTGCTTTATTGCCTAAGCCGCCACGTTCTGAAGGGAATTACCGTCTTTATGGGAAAGCACATTTTCAACGTTTGAGTTTTATTCGTAGGGCAAGAAAACTTGGCTTTCATATCGAAACGATCAAGGCTTTACTTGGTTTGGAATCAGAAACAGCGGTTTGCCGTACAAAAGTGCGTCAAATTGCTCAAGAACAGCTTAAAGAAGTTGAAAATAAGCTCAAAGAGCTGCAAGCTTTAGAAAAAAATCTAAAAGCGCTTATAAAACAATGCCCAAATGGTAAAATCTCAGGTTGCGGGATTATTGATGCGCTGAATGGCGAAATATTTTAA
- a CDS encoding riboflavin synthase has protein sequence MFSGIITHIGHVEKVEKDATALRLTLQTGMTDLEEGESVAVNGVCLTVETRNETGKATFFLSSETLDRSSLGRLTTDSKVNLERALAVNARLSGHIVQGHVDGKATLIHMSKINEAHEIKLFIPQDLRRYFVPKGSVCLDGVSLTINQIEDRQTYKNQEGFYLSIMLVPHTWEHTAFHMLKIFDEMNVETDIIGRYVETMLLFPPERHAQ, from the coding sequence ATGTTCTCAGGTATTATCACCCATATTGGTCACGTTGAGAAAGTAGAAAAAGACGCAACAGCCTTACGCCTTACCCTGCAAACAGGTATGACGGATTTAGAAGAAGGAGAAAGCGTTGCTGTTAACGGGGTCTGCCTGACAGTGGAAACCCGAAACGAAACAGGAAAGGCGACTTTCTTTCTCAGTTCAGAAACACTTGACCGCTCTTCCTTAGGGCGCTTAACAACAGATTCCAAAGTTAATCTTGAACGGGCTTTGGCTGTTAATGCCCGCCTCTCAGGTCATATCGTTCAAGGCCATGTCGATGGCAAAGCAACGCTTATCCATATGTCGAAAATCAACGAGGCTCATGAGATTAAGCTCTTTATCCCTCAAGATCTTCGCCGTTATTTTGTGCCAAAAGGTTCTGTTTGCCTTGATGGCGTCAGTCTTACGATTAACCAGATAGAAGATCGCCAAACCTATAAAAACCAAGAGGGATTTTACCTCTCCATTATGCTTGTCCCCCATACATGGGAACATACCGCTTTTCATATGTTGAAAATTTTTGATGAAATGAATGTCGAAACCGACATTATCGGCCGTTATGTGGAAACAATGCTGCTTTTTCCACCGGAACGTCATGCCCAATAA
- a CDS encoding 6,7-dimethyl-8-ribityllumazine synthase: MSLRPVSTNMVPKFTNAPKIAVIVSQFNEEVTNGLLEGAQALLKENNLPNAELFKAPGAFELPLIARALAKSGKYEGVVALGCVIKGDTAHFEYISGEAARGMMAVQLETGIPASFGILTVYSQKEALVRSAKDESNKGREAMLACLQTIKTLRKI, encoded by the coding sequence ATGAGTTTACGTCCTGTCTCAACCAATATGGTTCCAAAATTTACAAATGCCCCAAAAATTGCCGTCATTGTCAGCCAGTTTAATGAAGAAGTCACCAATGGCCTTTTGGAAGGAGCTCAAGCCCTTTTAAAAGAGAATAACCTTCCCAATGCAGAACTTTTCAAAGCACCTGGTGCATTTGAATTGCCTTTAATTGCCAGAGCTCTCGCCAAATCCGGAAAATATGAAGGTGTTGTCGCCCTTGGCTGTGTGATTAAAGGAGACACAGCACATTTTGAATATATTTCAGGCGAAGCTGCCCGTGGCATGATGGCGGTACAGCTTGAAACGGGTATTCCTGCTTCTTTTGGGATCTTAACAGTCTATTCACAAAAAGAAGCTTTGGTTCGTTCCGCAAAGGATGAATCAAATAAAGGACGTGAAGCCATGCTTGCCTGCCTTCAGACAATTAAAACATTAAGAAAAATTTAA
- a CDS encoding ATP-dependent Clp protease proteolytic subunit: MIKNETSLYSDASLETSAFSTSDCPDGCSGEDAEKDKKNTPANPEIASILFEKRKVLIFGQIDDKIAREVTARLLALSQKPGEPIDIYVNSPGGHVESGDTIHDMIRFVGAICPINMIGTGWVASAGALIYAAGEPERRVCLPNTRFLLHQPMGGVQGQATDIDIEAREIIKMRERLNRIFAKATGQDYEKIAKDTNRNYWMSGKEAIAYGLVKKIICSPKEIEA; encoded by the coding sequence ATGATAAAAAACGAAACTTCTCTTTATTCAGACGCTTCTTTGGAAACATCTGCCTTTTCAACATCTGATTGCCCAGATGGCTGTTCAGGAGAGGACGCTGAAAAAGATAAGAAAAACACACCTGCCAATCCAGAAATCGCTTCGATTTTATTCGAAAAACGCAAAGTTCTGATTTTTGGCCAAATTGACGATAAAATTGCCCGTGAAGTCACAGCACGTCTTCTCGCTCTAAGTCAAAAACCCGGTGAACCGATTGATATCTATGTCAATTCGCCTGGTGGTCATGTGGAAAGCGGTGATACCATTCACGACATGATCCGTTTTGTCGGTGCAATCTGCCCCATCAATATGATTGGCACAGGCTGGGTCGCCTCCGCTGGTGCCCTTATTTATGCGGCTGGGGAACCGGAACGCCGTGTTTGCCTACCGAATACACGTTTTCTGCTCCATCAGCCAATGGGCGGTGTTCAAGGGCAAGCAACAGATATTGATATTGAAGCACGTGAAATTATTAAAATGCGTGAACGTCTCAACCGTATCTTTGCCAAAGCAACCGGGCAAGATTATGAAAAAATTGCCAAAGACACAAACCGCAATTATTGGATGTCTGGAAAAGAAGCCATTGCTTATGGCTTGGTAAAAAAGATTATTTGTTCCCCTAAAGAAATTGAAGCGTAA
- a CDS encoding ferritin-like domain-containing protein, with translation MSDLKMEKGIFSKEEYGTFNHSNEEISRKRLEALCKNYPPPSTNSKLSVEEADYRARHWQSPKTGKIEIGSDTHKKAIADMFRETFNPYKPSIIAWPELDAESLAKVTSLPIWDIAVHTEGRARLRMAAYAELLEDPDLQDAIARNAWEEDRHKTVLADMVTYYGIKLGIEPPYEMPKDAEWTYLVTGFSECWDSFFAFGLFETAKDSGLFPFALTEVFEPVMQEETRHILLFANWIAYHRKHLSLSARLKFEIKVLGVLFYLFYERLSLVRTLDEDGEEHTEDFNFTVRGAESVTDKKFDFIKFMRLCLSENERRFAGYDKRLLRPKLAPWAAKRAIEAVSTWKQLKWEVTSLFPKAKNA, from the coding sequence ATGTCAGATTTAAAAATGGAAAAAGGCATTTTTTCTAAAGAAGAGTACGGCACATTTAACCATTCAAACGAAGAGATTAGCCGAAAACGTTTGGAAGCACTCTGCAAAAATTATCCCCCGCCTTCAACAAACAGTAAGCTAAGTGTTGAAGAGGCAGATTATCGTGCCCGTCATTGGCAAAGCCCTAAAACTGGCAAAATTGAAATTGGCAGTGACACCCATAAAAAAGCCATTGCGGACATGTTTCGTGAAACTTTTAACCCGTATAAACCCTCCATTATTGCTTGGCCTGAGCTGGATGCAGAATCCCTTGCTAAAGTCACCTCTTTACCCATCTGGGATATTGCCGTTCATACAGAAGGGCGCGCCCGTCTGCGTATGGCTGCCTATGCAGAGCTTTTGGAAGATCCTGATTTACAAGATGCCATTGCCCGAAATGCGTGGGAAGAAGATCGTCACAAAACGGTTCTGGCAGATATGGTCACATATTACGGGATCAAACTGGGTATTGAGCCGCCTTATGAAATGCCCAAAGATGCCGAATGGACTTATTTGGTAACAGGTTTTTCTGAATGTTGGGACAGTTTCTTTGCCTTTGGACTTTTTGAAACAGCAAAAGATTCTGGTCTTTTTCCGTTTGCTTTAACAGAGGTTTTTGAACCTGTGATGCAAGAGGAAACCCGTCACATTCTTCTTTTTGCCAACTGGATTGCCTATCATCGCAAACATCTTTCTTTATCTGCTCGTTTAAAGTTTGAAATCAAAGTTCTTGGTGTCCTATTCTATCTTTTTTATGAACGTCTCAGTCTCGTAAGAACTTTGGATGAAGATGGCGAAGAACATACAGAGGATTTTAACTTTACCGTTCGTGGTGCAGAATCTGTTACCGATAAAAAATTCGATTTTATTAAATTTATGCGGCTCTGCCTCTCTGAAAATGAACGTCGTTTTGCAGGCTATGATAAACGTCTTTTGCGTCCTAAGCTCGCCCCTTGGGCAGCAAAACGTGCTATCGAAGCCGTCAGCACATGGAAACAACTTAAATGGGAAGTGACAAGCCTCTTTCCTAAGGCGAAAAACGCTTAA
- the ribB gene encoding 3,4-dihydroxy-2-butanone-4-phosphate synthase — protein MCSTTQNPSKKKLSNLKEEIYRAVQAIKTRKMVIMTDDEDRENEGDLVIAAQFATPQAINFMTRQACGLICLSLSPNQIDRLKLPPMTLENKSQHETPFTVSIEAASGVTTGISAFDRSHTIRVAASPDAKPEEIVSPGHIFPLRAHPKGVLGRNGHTEGALDLVKLAGLGEGAVICEIMAKDGTMMRGAELKEYAQRHHFPMISIKNLITWISEHGTQALENFESEQEEIPSSCICTASAEMPDLYAGSDLKIHVFRFPNSLNPNKEIEQIALVKGDLSEGTPLVRLHSACLTGDALGSLRCDCGPQLQEALRRIKAAPSGALIYLRDHEGRGIGLEAKIKAYALQDKGLDTVAANEALGYPADLRDFSQGIEILKTLGAKSVRLMTNNPRKIAALEKAGLKIESQERLELPTQEFNRFYLETKKKRLGHALELPKNASPSTLDIL, from the coding sequence ATGTGCAGCACAACACAAAACCCATCCAAAAAAAAACTTTCAAATCTCAAAGAAGAGATTTATCGCGCGGTTCAGGCCATTAAAACTAGAAAAATGGTCATCATGACCGATGATGAAGATCGGGAAAATGAGGGCGATCTTGTCATTGCGGCGCAATTTGCAACACCACAAGCCATTAACTTTATGACACGCCAAGCTTGCGGTCTTATTTGCCTCTCCCTCTCTCCCAATCAAATTGATCGACTTAAATTACCGCCGATGACTTTAGAAAATAAAAGTCAGCATGAAACGCCTTTTACTGTCAGTATTGAAGCAGCAAGCGGTGTGACAACAGGGATTTCCGCCTTTGATCGTTCCCACACGATCCGTGTTGCAGCTTCTCCTGATGCAAAGCCTGAAGAAATCGTCAGTCCTGGACATATTTTTCCTTTAAGGGCACATCCCAAAGGCGTTTTAGGACGCAATGGCCATACCGAAGGGGCGCTTGATCTCGTAAAACTTGCAGGGCTTGGTGAAGGTGCGGTGATCTGTGAAATCATGGCAAAGGATGGCACAATGATGCGAGGCGCAGAACTCAAAGAATATGCACAGCGCCACCATTTCCCCATGATTTCGATTAAAAACTTAATAACGTGGATTTCCGAACACGGCACACAAGCACTGGAAAATTTCGAAAGTGAACAAGAAGAAATCCCTTCCAGTTGCATCTGCACGGCTTCTGCAGAAATGCCGGATCTTTACGCTGGATCAGATCTCAAAATTCATGTTTTCCGTTTTCCAAACAGCTTAAACCCAAACAAAGAAATAGAACAGATTGCCCTTGTTAAAGGCGATCTCAGTGAAGGTACGCCGCTCGTGCGCCTGCATTCTGCTTGCTTAACAGGGGATGCTCTCGGTTCCCTGCGCTGTGACTGCGGCCCACAACTGCAAGAAGCCCTACGCCGGATTAAAGCAGCACCATCAGGTGCCCTCATCTATCTTCGAGATCATGAAGGAAGAGGGATTGGTCTAGAGGCAAAAATTAAAGCCTATGCGCTGCAAGATAAGGGACTAGATACCGTTGCGGCCAATGAGGCGCTGGGCTATCCGGCTGACCTGCGAGATTTTTCCCAAGGTATCGAAATTTTAAAAACACTTGGCGCAAAATCTGTTCGTCTTATGACCAACAATCCACGGAAAATCGCTGCTTTAGAAAAAGCCGGCTTAAAAATTGAATCGCAGGAAAGACTTGAGCTCCCAACACAGGAATTTAATCGCTTTTACTTAGAAACAAAGAAAAAGCGTCTCGGCCACGCCCTAGAGCTTCCCAAAAACGCATCGCCCTCAACCCTCGACATCCTTTAA
- a CDS encoding multidrug transporter: MSGNIAKHVFVMAGTGSIGLIAIFMVDLLNFFYISALKNPSYTAAVAFAGSLGFILSAISIGSSIGISATVSRLIGAKKRGKARRYAATFLAVMLCIATLLAALNFIFSRQLVSLIGGKGEALEGAVLFLRILAPAFPLLCLVMAISGLLRSLGEANAAMRVTLSGAVCAAVLDPIFIFGLDLGLTGAALGTIFSRILICANGWYQLSKHDILAFPRLKEIKPALKAIAPIALPAIATNLATPVGNLFVTRTMSHFGNDAISALSVIERSVPICFAFIFALTGSIGPIIAQNFGARIFERVKETYRWALRFTLGCVALIWLIFFLNQNLLIKLFHIQGIGIPIIHFFCDYLVEGYAFLGLLFVSNTAFNNLGFAFYSTFFNWGRATLGTIPFVLIGFYWGPEGILTGMTAGMALFGTLAYFKAKNVIHNLHLRFPEALA, encoded by the coding sequence GTGAGCGGTAATATTGCCAAACATGTCTTTGTCATGGCTGGCACGGGAAGCATCGGGCTTATCGCCATTTTTATGGTGGATTTGCTGAATTTCTTTTATATTTCAGCCCTTAAAAACCCTTCTTATACGGCCGCCGTTGCTTTTGCAGGATCATTAGGATTTATCCTCTCCGCTATTTCAATCGGAAGCTCCATCGGGATCTCTGCTACCGTATCACGCCTTATCGGCGCAAAAAAACGTGGCAAAGCCAGACGCTACGCTGCCACTTTTCTAGCCGTTATGTTGTGTATCGCAACCCTTCTCGCCGCTTTAAACTTTATCTTTTCCCGCCAGCTCGTCTCTCTCATTGGCGGAAAGGGCGAAGCCTTGGAGGGGGCCGTTCTTTTTCTACGTATTCTTGCGCCAGCCTTCCCTCTTCTTTGCCTTGTAATGGCTATTTCTGGCCTCTTACGTTCTCTTGGTGAGGCCAATGCCGCCATGCGTGTGACGTTAAGTGGCGCAGTATGTGCGGCCGTTTTAGATCCTATTTTTATTTTTGGATTAGATCTTGGTTTAACAGGCGCAGCACTTGGCACAATCTTTTCCCGCATTCTCATTTGCGCAAATGGATGGTATCAGCTGAGCAAGCACGATATTTTAGCATTTCCCCGTTTAAAAGAAATTAAACCCGCCTTAAAAGCCATCGCACCAATTGCACTCCCTGCCATTGCGACCAATCTTGCGACCCCCGTCGGTAACTTATTTGTCACCCGTACCATGTCCCATTTCGGGAATGATGCCATTTCTGCATTATCGGTAATTGAGCGCTCTGTTCCTATTTGTTTTGCCTTTATTTTTGCCCTCACAGGCTCTATTGGCCCTATTATTGCACAAAATTTTGGCGCCCGTATTTTTGAACGGGTTAAAGAGACCTACCGCTGGGCGCTTCGTTTCACATTAGGCTGCGTTGCACTAATTTGGCTGATTTTTTTCCTTAACCAAAATCTCTTGATTAAACTTTTTCATATTCAAGGAATTGGTATACCGATCATACATTTTTTCTGCGATTATCTCGTTGAAGGCTATGCCTTTCTTGGTCTGCTTTTTGTTTCAAATACCGCTTTTAATAATTTGGGATTTGCCTTTTACTCTACCTTTTTTAATTGGGGACGCGCCACTTTAGGAACGATCCCCTTTGTATTAATTGGATTTTACTGGGGACCTGAAGGAATTTTAACCGGTATGACAGCCGGCATGGCGCTTTTTGGCACACTCGCTTATTTCAAAGCCAAAAACGTCATTCACAATCTGCATCTTCGCTTTCCTGAAGCGCTTGCTTAA